A window of the Constrictibacter sp. MBR-5 genome harbors these coding sequences:
- the recR gene encoding recombination mediator RecR — MALSDVDRLIQLLARLPGLGPRSARRAVLHLLKRRETLLEPLARAMTEAAASVRTCSVCGNLDATDPCAICRDPARDHAAICVVEGVGDLWALERAGGFRGRYHVLGGTLSALDGVGPDDLRIPALLGRIASGAVTEVVLATNATVDGQTTAHYIAERLSDSGVAVTRLAHGVPVGGELDYLDDGTLTAAFKARRPV; from the coding sequence GTGGCCCTCTCCGACGTCGACCGGCTGATCCAGCTGCTGGCGCGCCTGCCCGGCCTCGGGCCGCGCTCGGCGCGCCGTGCCGTGCTGCACCTGCTGAAGCGGCGCGAGACCCTGCTGGAGCCGCTGGCGCGCGCCATGACCGAGGCGGCGGCCTCGGTGCGTACCTGCTCGGTCTGCGGCAACCTGGACGCCACCGACCCCTGCGCCATCTGCCGCGACCCGGCGCGCGACCATGCCGCCATCTGCGTCGTCGAGGGCGTCGGCGACCTCTGGGCGCTGGAGCGCGCGGGCGGCTTCCGCGGCCGCTACCACGTCCTCGGCGGCACGCTCTCGGCGCTCGACGGCGTCGGGCCGGACGACCTGCGCATCCCGGCCCTGCTCGGCCGCATCGCCTCCGGCGCGGTGACCGAGGTGGTGCTCGCCACCAACGCCACCGTCGACGGCCAGACCACCGCCCACTACATCGCCGAACGCCTGTCGGACAGCGGTGTCGCGGTCACCCGCCTGGCACACGGCGTCCCCGTCGGCGGGGAACTCGACTATCTCGACGACGGCACCCTGACGGCGGCGTTCAAGGCGCGGCGACCGGTTTGA